The region CGTGCGGCAGCATGTGGCCGGCGGAATCGGTGATGTACAGGCAGTTGGCGCCGTAGCTTTCCATCAGCAGCGCCTGCTGCACCAGCGTCTGCACCGGCGCCATGTGCGCCATCATCAGGAAGCCGACGGTATCCATGCCGAGCTTGCGCGCCATGCCGATATGCTGTTCCGAGACATCGGCCTCGGTGCAGTGCGTGGCCACGCGGATGGTCTGCACGCCGATCTCGTGCGCCATGCGCAGGTGGTCGACGGTGCCGATGCCGGGCAGCAGCAGCGCCGACACGCGCGCCTGTTTCAGCTCGCCCAGCACCGCGCGCAGGTATTCCTCGTCGCTGTGCGCGGGAAAGCCGTAGTTGACCGAGGCGCCGCCCAGGCCATCGCCGTGGGTGACTTCGATCAGCGGCACGCCGGCGGCATCGAGCCCGCGGGCGATGCCTTTCATCTGCTCCAGCGAGATCTGGTGGCGCTTCGGGTGCATGCCGTCGCGCAGGGTCATGTCGTGCAGGGTGATGCGTTGGGCCATGGCCGGGCTCCTCAGGCAGTGGCGGTTTCAGGGCTGCCGGCGCGCATGGCGGCGGCGATGCATTCGGCGGTGCGCGCGGCCGAGGCGGTCATGATGTCGAGGTTGCCCGCGTACTTCGGCAGGTAGTCGCCCAGGCCCTCGACCTCGAGGAAGATCGAGACGCGCTTGCCGTCGAACACCGGCCCGTTTTTCAGCGTGTAGCCGGGCACGTACTTGCGCACCTCGGCAATCATGTCGTGCACCGACGCGGTAATCGCGGCAACATCGGGCGCGTCTTCGGTCAGGCAGTGGATGGTGTCGCGCATGATCAGCGGCGGCTCGGCCGGGTTGATCACGATGATCGCCTTGCCCTGGCGCGCGCCGCCCACCGCCTCGATCGCGCCAGCGGTGGTGCGCGTGAACTCGTCGATATTGCGGCGCGTGCCGGGCCCGACCGAGCGCGACGACACCGTCGCCACGATCTCGCCATACGCCACCGGCTGCACGCGCGACACCGCATAGACCATCGGAATGGTGGCCTGCCCGCCGCAGGTGACCATGTTGACGTTCATCTCGTTGCTGCCGATATGGGCGGCGAGGTTGACCGGCGGCACGCAGAACGGCCCGATCGCCGCCGGCGTCAGGTCGATCACGCGCACGCCGCGCGCGGTCAGTTTGGCCGAGTGTTCGGCGTGGACGTAGGCCGAGGTGGCATCGAAGGCGATGCGGATATCGTCCGCCTCCAGGTGCGGCAGCAGGCCGTCGATGCCGTCGCTGGTGGTCTTCAGCCCCAGTTCGCGCGCACGCGCCAGGCCTTCGGAGGTCGGCTCCACGCCGACCATCCAGACCGGTTCCAGGATGTCGCTGCGGCGCAGCTTGTAGAGCAGGTCGGTGCCGATATTGCCGGGACCGATCAGGGCGCATCGGATCTTGTTCATGGAGTCTCGCGTTGCAGGGTCAGACAGTCAGGAGAACACGGCGGCACAGCCGCCGATGCCGGTGATATGCATGGACAGGCGGTCGCCCGCCTGCACGGGAACCAGCGCAGCCAGCGAGCCCGACAGGATGGTCTCGCCGGCGAGCAGCGGAATGCCGTAGTTGCCGAGGGTGTTGGCCAGCCACGCCACCGCGTCGGCGGGATGGCCAAGCGCGGCGCTGCCCATCCCGGTGGCGACGCATTCGCCGTTCTTGTGGAGCGTCATCGCGCACGCGGCCAGGTCCACCGCATGCGGGCTCACACGCTCGTCGCCCAGCACATAGACGCCGCACGAGGCGTTGTCGGCCACCGTATCCTCGATGCGGATGCGCCAGTCGCGGATGCGCGAATCGACGATCTCGAAGCAGGCGCCCACCGCCTCGGTGGCATCGAGCACGTCGTCGCGCGTCACGCCCGGACCGCGCAGGTCGCGCCGCAGATAGAAGGCGATCTCGCCCTCGGCGCGCGGCTGGATCAGCGACGCCGCTGGAATGGGCTGCCCGGCGGCGCAGTGCATGCTCTGCAGCAGGATGCCGAAGTCGGGCTGGTGCACGTCCAGCATCTGCTGCACGGCGGCGCTGGTCACGCCGATCTTCTTGCCGGTAACGCGGTCGCCGGCCGCCAGCCGGTGGGCGACGAAGCCCTGCTGGATGCGGTAGGCGGCGCTGACATCCAGCGCCAGGCCGCGACTGCTGAGCGGCGGCACCGGCGTGCGCGTGACCAGCGCCTGGTGGAGTTCGTTGCTGAGCGTGGTGATCAGGTCGGCATTCATGGCGGAAAAGAGGGCGGTCCGCGCGCCCATGCGGGCGGCGCGGACCGGGACGAGGGTCAGAACGAATACTTGGCGTTGAAGGCCACGTAGTCGCGGTCGGCCAGCGGGCGGTTGACGATGTTGGCGCCGCCGATAAACGCGGCGTAGGTCAGGTTGAGCTCCAGGTTGTTCAGGTACTTGAAGGTCAGCCCGACGCTGGCGCGCTTGTCGCTATAGCCCATCAGCGTGCCGAAGGCGCCGGCCACCGCCGACCTGCCGCTGAATTGCTGCGCATAGGTCAGCGGCACGGTGAGGTCCCAGCCATCGAACACGTTGTTGTAGGTCAGCGACCAGCCCACCTGGAACGCCGCCGAGTTGCGCGTGTTCGACAGCTTGCTGAAGCCCATTACCGGGTCCACGTCCAGCACATGCAGGTACGAGACTTCGCCCAGCAGCGACTGCGAATCGGCGAGGAAGGTCGGCCCCACTGAATAGATCGCGGACAGGTTGCCCTGCAGCGCCTTGCCGCGCGAGGCGGTGGGCGAGCCGGCCACGTCCACCAGCATCGGCACGCCGTCCTTGTAGCTGACTTCGCCGGCGACGTTGGCGCCGAGCAGCTGCGTCGAGAAGCTGGCGCCGGTCAGGTTGATGCCGCCGTAGAACTTCTGCTGGTACTGCAGCGTGGGGAACAGCGAGGTGACCACGCTCGGGTTCTTGTCGTGGTAGCGCAGCTGGTAGATGCCGATCTCGGTGTCCTCGAACACGCGGAAGCGGGCGCCGACACCCCATTGGCCCCAGTCCGACGGGCGGATATCCGGACCGCGCGGGATGTTGAAGCCCGGCCCGATGATGAACTCGGCGCCGGGCCCGACCACGTCGGTGGTGCTGAAATAGCTGCCCGGGGCGAACATCTGGTTCGGCTTGTAGGTGAACTGGTAGTAGCCCATCAGGCTGAACGTCGGCGTCACCTGTAGCTGCAGCGAGGCCTGTGGCACC is a window of Cupriavidus taiwanensis LMG 19424 DNA encoding:
- the dmpG gene encoding 4-hydroxy-2-oxovalerate aldolase; the encoded protein is MAQRITLHDMTLRDGMHPKRHQISLEQMKGIARGLDAAGVPLIEVTHGDGLGGASVNYGFPAHSDEEYLRAVLGELKQARVSALLLPGIGTVDHLRMAHEIGVQTIRVATHCTEADVSEQHIGMARKLGMDTVGFLMMAHMAPVQTLVQQALLMESYGANCLYITDSAGHMLPHDVTEKLTAVRQALRPETELGFHGHHNLAMGVANSLAAITCGATRIDAAAAGLGAGAGNTPMEVLVAVCERMGIETGVDVFRIADVAEDLVVPIMDHPIRIDRDALTLGYAGVYSSFLLFAKRAEAKYRIPAREILVELGRQRLVGGQEDMIEDTAITLARARGLPVA
- a CDS encoding acetaldehyde dehydrogenase (acetylating), producing the protein MNKIRCALIGPGNIGTDLLYKLRRSDILEPVWMVGVEPTSEGLARARELGLKTTSDGIDGLLPHLEADDIRIAFDATSAYVHAEHSAKLTARGVRVIDLTPAAIGPFCVPPVNLAAHIGSNEMNVNMVTCGGQATIPMVYAVSRVQPVAYGEIVATVSSRSVGPGTRRNIDEFTRTTAGAIEAVGGARQGKAIIVINPAEPPLIMRDTIHCLTEDAPDVAAITASVHDMIAEVRKYVPGYTLKNGPVFDGKRVSIFLEVEGLGDYLPKYAGNLDIMTASAARTAECIAAAMRAGSPETATA
- the dmpE gene encoding 2-oxopent-4-enoate hydratase, translating into MNADLITTLSNELHQALVTRTPVPPLSSRGLALDVSAAYRIQQGFVAHRLAAGDRVTGKKIGVTSAAVQQMLDVHQPDFGILLQSMHCAAGQPIPAASLIQPRAEGEIAFYLRRDLRGPGVTRDDVLDATEAVGACFEIVDSRIRDWRIRIEDTVADNASCGVYVLGDERVSPHAVDLAACAMTLHKNGECVATGMGSAALGHPADAVAWLANTLGNYGIPLLAGETILSGSLAALVPVQAGDRLSMHITGIGGCAAVFS
- a CDS encoding DUF1302 domain-containing protein; this translates as MHQPPRGPQQRGNRLRPIAAAAALMALAALLAQPALAGDTIDFGNDTTLDYSVTASYGAALRTGRQSDALLSPANINGDDGDRNFKRGDMTANRVSLLGEAHLKRGEFGALLRGSVFYDWAYSGTNSNNAPFTVNHSGPFNQFTESAKDYHEHRAQLLDAYVYGATPIGGTQLSFKLGNQVVAWGESLFFANIAGAQGPADATKAFVPGAEVKDILLPVPQASLQLQVTPTFSLMGYYQFTYKPNQMFAPGSYFSTTDVVGPGAEFIIGPGFNIPRGPDIRPSDWGQWGVGARFRVFEDTEIGIYQLRYHDKNPSVVTSLFPTLQYQQKFYGGINLTGASFSTQLLGANVAGEVSYKDGVPMLVDVAGSPTASRGKALQGNLSAIYSVGPTFLADSQSLLGEVSYLHVLDVDPVMGFSKLSNTRNSAAFQVGWSLTYNNVFDGWDLTVPLTYAQQFSGRSAVAGAFGTLMGYSDKRASVGLTFKYLNNLELNLTYAAFIGGANIVNRPLADRDYVAFNAKYSF